The Enterobacter huaxiensis sequence CAGACGCTGGGCAATGACACCGAGCAACGATGAACCGATTAAAAAGGATTCCAGCCCCATGTCCCGCAGGCGGGTGATCGCCCCTGCGGCGCTGTTGGTGTGCAGCGTAGACATGACCAGGTGACCGGTGAGCGAGGCCTGCACCGCGATCTGCGCGGTTTCGCCGTCGCGAATTTCCCCGATCATCACCACGTCCGGGTCCTGACGCAAAATGGCGCGCAGCCCGCGGGCAAAGGTCATGTCCACGCGCGGGTTAACCTGCGTCTGCCCCACCCCTTCCAGCTCGTATTCAATCGGCTCTTCAACGGTCAGGATGTTGCGTTCATGCCCGTTCAACGCCGAGAGAATGGCGTACAGGGTGGTACTTTTACCGGAGCCCGTTGGCCCGGTGACCAGGATAATGCCGTGCGGGCGGTCAATCAGCCCTTTTAACTTTTCCAGCTCTTCATCAATCAGGCCCAGCCTGTTGATGTCGGGCTTCAGGTTACTTTTATCGAGCAGACGCATCACAACGCGCTCGCCGTACTGGGACGGAATGGTCGACACGCGCACGTCGATCGCCCTGCGGCCAATGCGCAGGGAGATACGGCCATCCTGCGGCAGTCGCTTCTCGGCGATGTCCAGTTTTGACATCACCTTGATGCGTGACACCAGCAGCGGCGCGAGCTTACGCGCCGGCTGCAGCACCGGGCGCAGCACGCCGTCGACGCGAAAGCGAATGCTCAGCGTGCGCTCGAAGGTTTCGATATGTATATCCGACGCGCCGTCTTTCACCGCCTCGCCGAGAATGGCGTTGATCAGGCGGATCACCGGGGAGTTTTCGTCGTTATCGAGCAGATCCTCGTTATCCGGGATCTCCTCGGTTAACGCCATCAGGTCGATATCCGCGTCCATGTCGTCTACCAGCTGCTGCGACACGCCGCTGCTCTGCTGCCAGATTTTGGCCAGCAGCTCGTCAAAGGCTTCCGGCGCCAGGACGATCGGGACGAAAGCGCGTCCCAGCACCCGGCGCACCTCCAGCAGTGCCGACGCCGGGGTGTCATCACGGATATAGACATCGTTGTTGAAAAACAGCACGCCGTTATCTTTCGCGTAGCTGCTGCTGCACAGCGCTTTACTCAGTTCGTCCACGTTGCCCCCTCCGCCTCAGTGTTTGAACGGATTACGCGATGCGCTGGTTTTCACCGGCGCGGCGCTGGCGTCGAAGGGAAACGCGGGGAGAACCGCGTTATCCGCTGGCTCAATAATCCCGAGCTTTTTCTCTTCCACGCGCTGCTGCTGGCGGGCGCGGATCTGGTCATATTTCTCTTTCGACGCCGCGCTGTAGTTGTCGTCGTCGCGCAGAACGGTGGTATGGATAAAGACCATCAGATTGCGCTTGGACGTATCCTGCGAGGTATAGCGGAACAGCTGACCGACCAGCGGAATATCGCCCAGCAGCGGCACTTTGGACACCGACTGTTTGGTGACGTTTTCCATCAGGCCGCCGAGCACCACCGTCTGCCCGCTGTGCACCATCACTTCGTTGTTGATGGTGCGGGTGTTGAAGGTTGGGCCGAGGCTGGCGTCTTCCGTTGCGCTGTTATCCACGCTGGAGACTTCCTGCTCGATTTTCAGGTGGATCATGTCGCCGTCGTTGATTTGCGGCACAATTTTCAGCTTGGTACCGACGGTCTTACGCTCGACGGAGTTGAAGACGTTATCGCCGCTGGTGGTCTGGGAGCCGGAGAGCACCGGCACGTCCTGACCGACGTTGAACGAGGCTTCTTTGTTATCCAGGGTCACGACGCTTGGGGTAGAAAGAATATCGTTTTTTGCCCCGGTTGAGAGTGCGGTCATCAGCGCGCCAAAATCACCGTTAAAGAAGCCGGTCGCCATACCCGTGAAGCTGGCGCCTTTGATTACGCCACTCTTCACCTGGCCGATCGGCAGGCCGGTGGAGCCGAACTGCACGCCGCCGTGCTTGCCGGTCCACTGCACGCCGAGATCCAGGCCGTTGCCGTCCTGCACTTCAGCAATGATCGCCTCCACCAGCACCTGCGGACGGCGGATGTCGAGCTTGTCGATCACCTTCTCCAGAGAGTTCATCACGTTAGGCTGGGCGGTGATCACCAGAGAGTTGGTTGACTCGTCGGCGGTAATGTTCAGATCGCTGGAGGCGGTGGCGGTTTTCGCCTTCGGCGTACCGGCCTTGTCCTTCAGCTGTTCGCCAATCCCTGTCAGCACCGGCACCACCTTCGTGGCGCTGGCGTATTTGAGGTAGAAGACGCGGGTGTTCCCCTCGTTGTTCTGCTCGCGATCCAGCTGCTGGATAAGAGACCGGGTACGCGTGCGCGCATCTTCCGAGCCGCTGATCACCAGGCTATTGGTTTCGTCATCCGCCACCACTTTCGTCGCCAGCTGCGGCGCGTTCTGCCCCTTCTGCTCTTCGTTGTTGAGGTTGTTCAACATGTCCGAGAGTTCTTTAGCCGAGGCAAAGCGCAGCGGCACGATTTCGCGGCGCTGGATACCGTCTTTATCGACGCGCTGCACCAGATCCACCAGGCGGTTCACCACCGAGGCTTTACCGGTTAGCAGCAGCACGTTGGACGGCTCGAAGTGCACCACGTTACCAATGCCGGTGGCATCGTTGAGCTGGCGCAGCAGCGGGGCCAGCTCGCGCACCGGCACGTTTTCCATGCGCACAACGCGGGTAATGATCTCATCGCCCTTGCCCGGGTTTTTGCTGTCCGCCAGTGGCGCACCCGCCGTGCGGGCTACGCTTGAGCGCACCACTTTCACCATCCCGTTATCCATCGGGATCACCGACAGGCCGTACAGATCCAGCACGCTCAGGAAGAACTGGTAATACTCCTCTTCCGTTAGCACGTTGTAGGTTCTGACCGACACTGAACCCTGAACGGACGGGTCGACGAGGATGGTTTTGTTAAGGTTGCGGCCTACCGTATCGATAAACTCGCGGATATCGGTATTTTTAAAGCTCGCGCTAAAGTTGGCTGCAAGCAGCGAACTCGAATATAACGACAATGCGGTCAGCGCCACGCACGCCCAGGGAAATTTCTTCATGTCTGTACACTTGTTAATTGTTTAGAACATTAACCCAAATATTTTCAAGGTGAGCGTGACGCCTGACGACGACCTCCGCTTCTTTCATTTTTGACCAGTTGGCAATAACGTTTTTTGCATCTCCTGCATTGGTCATATCGACAGAATTCACTTTTACAGCCACATCCCCTTTTTGTAGCCCGGAGTGGCTGTAAAAGGGGGAGGCGTTCCTTGGATTAATGTTGTAGCCTTCCAGCTGGCCTTTTTCGATTAGGGGTTTTAACACCAGATAATCATCCAGATGCAAACTATCCGCGCCTGCATCTTTCGTCGATTTGGTTACCGGGCCGCTGTCTACGCTGCCCTTAAAATAAGCCGGATCTTTTAACGCCAGTACCTGCGTAGCACCTTCATAATTAACCACCACATTGTCTTTGTTAATTTCCTGAATAAATGCGTCGTTAAAACCGTTCAGCGGTTCGCCTTCGCGATAGCTCTGCTGACCACCCGGCGTTTTGATAACGGCAAAGGAGAGCCAGGCGTCGTCACTCCTTACGATCCCTTCTATCTCCGCAGCCAGCGGGGCTTTATCCGCCTTTGGAGCGCTATCCTGGCGTACCGCCGCCGTAAAAAGCGTAAAATTCTTTTCATCGCGACGCGTTTTTAGCGGCTGCACATCAGAATTAGCCAATTTAGTGGTAACTTTTTTATACTCTTTTAACGTGAGATAGCCCTGTTGGCCGCAAAAAATTAACAGCACAAACATCATACAAGGCGTTATCCACCGTGACAGAAATGAGAACCTCATTTTTCATCAGGCCTTTAGCTAAGCGAAAATAAGCAGCGTCGTACTGCGCCAATATGTGATGAAATAGTAATTACCTGCCACAAAGTCGACCACTGACTTTGCCGTTAACTTTCATAAAGAAAATTATTGACCGTATTAAATCCTGATGTTAAGCCCTGCCCACAGGTTATTTTTACCCTGTTTGCAAATTGACCACTCCAGACGCTTACCT is a genomic window containing:
- the gspE gene encoding type II secretion system ATPase GspE translates to MDELSKALCSSSYAKDNGVLFFNNDVYIRDDTPASALLEVRRVLGRAFVPIVLAPEAFDELLAKIWQQSSGVSQQLVDDMDADIDLMALTEEIPDNEDLLDNDENSPVIRLINAILGEAVKDGASDIHIETFERTLSIRFRVDGVLRPVLQPARKLAPLLVSRIKVMSKLDIAEKRLPQDGRISLRIGRRAIDVRVSTIPSQYGERVVMRLLDKSNLKPDINRLGLIDEELEKLKGLIDRPHGIILVTGPTGSGKSTTLYAILSALNGHERNILTVEEPIEYELEGVGQTQVNPRVDMTFARGLRAILRQDPDVVMIGEIRDGETAQIAVQASLTGHLVMSTLHTNSAAGAITRLRDMGLESFLIGSSLLGVIAQRLVRRLCTHCRTTSPLDANEKALFSFMDAPPKAIYRAVGCEHCRQSGYQGRAGIHEFLVVDSTMRRAIHEDKDEMSIETQLFKQAYSLRENGLLKVINGVTSLEEVMRVTAERGGDE
- the gspC gene encoding type II secretion system protein GspC; translation: MFVLLIFCGQQGYLTLKEYKKVTTKLANSDVQPLKTRRDEKNFTLFTAAVRQDSAPKADKAPLAAEIEGIVRSDDAWLSFAVIKTPGGQQSYREGEPLNGFNDAFIQEINKDNVVVNYEGATQVLALKDPAYFKGSVDSGPVTKSTKDAGADSLHLDDYLVLKPLIEKGQLEGYNINPRNASPFYSHSGLQKGDVAVKVNSVDMTNAGDAKNVIANWSKMKEAEVVVRRHAHLENIWVNVLNN
- the gspD gene encoding type II secretion system secretin GspD yields the protein MKKFPWACVALTALSLYSSSLLAANFSASFKNTDIREFIDTVGRNLNKTILVDPSVQGSVSVRTYNVLTEEEYYQFFLSVLDLYGLSVIPMDNGMVKVVRSSVARTAGAPLADSKNPGKGDEIITRVVRMENVPVRELAPLLRQLNDATGIGNVVHFEPSNVLLLTGKASVVNRLVDLVQRVDKDGIQRREIVPLRFASAKELSDMLNNLNNEEQKGQNAPQLATKVVADDETNSLVISGSEDARTRTRSLIQQLDREQNNEGNTRVFYLKYASATKVVPVLTGIGEQLKDKAGTPKAKTATASSDLNITADESTNSLVITAQPNVMNSLEKVIDKLDIRRPQVLVEAIIAEVQDGNGLDLGVQWTGKHGGVQFGSTGLPIGQVKSGVIKGASFTGMATGFFNGDFGALMTALSTGAKNDILSTPSVVTLDNKEASFNVGQDVPVLSGSQTTSGDNVFNSVERKTVGTKLKIVPQINDGDMIHLKIEQEVSSVDNSATEDASLGPTFNTRTINNEVMVHSGQTVVLGGLMENVTKQSVSKVPLLGDIPLVGQLFRYTSQDTSKRNLMVFIHTTVLRDDDNYSAASKEKYDQIRARQQQRVEEKKLGIIEPADNAVLPAFPFDASAAPVKTSASRNPFKH